The Streptomyces sp. M92 nucleotide sequence GCCGCGCGGGCGGGGGTGTACGCCCTGGTTGAACAGTTGAGCTGAGGAGCCCCCTGAGGGATGGAAACCCCACGAAGTTGGGTAAAAACGCTGTGGCGGCGCCACGGTTCATGATTCGCTCTCCCTCACCAACGCAGCTCCTCGGACGACCTGTTGACCCCCCTCCTGACCGGCCGACTGGGCTGAGCGGGCCGCATCTCCGGCAGTGACCGGGATGCGCAGGCCCCACACCTTCCGTTCCTTGTGTGCTTGCGGAGCCGATCCATGCTCACGACCCTGACAACCGCCTACACCGACACGCGCGCCGCCGACCTGGCCTGGGCCCTGGGGCGCGAGCCGCTGCCCGCGCTCGCCAGTCTCGATGTCGAACTGACCGGAGCGAAGATGCAGTTGAGACTCCTGGGGGCCTCCCACCAAGTGCTGCTCGAGGAGGAGCGGGGCACCTGCTCGGAGACGGTGGCGTGCATCCCGGGCAGCAGCACCCCCCTGCCCCTCGGCGTCGCCAAGCGGGTGGGCGACTGGGAGTACGAGTTCGCCGCCCGCGTGGAACGGCTGACGCCGGGTTCCTTCGCGGGGCGGGCACAGGAGCTGCTGGCCCTGGTCTCCGACCACCCGCACGGTCTGGCCGGTGTCTTCCCCGGCAGTCCGCACGCCTTCACGGCGCTGCTGGCCCAGCGGTGCGAGGGGCAGGTGCACTGGCGGACCTGGCACGCCTATCCGCAGGACGGCCAACTGGTGGCGACCCGGACCCGGGTGGGTGTGCGGGTGCCGGCGTCACGGCTCGCCCCGTCCGCGGGGTGAGCCGCCGCGGTCCGGGCGGACGACGGGACGAACGGGATAAACCTGTGGTGTCCAACGGGGCGCCGGTTTCACACGTGTGGGTGACGAAGCGCAGTGCGGGAGTGACGTAACGTCACTGCGTGATCGAACCGCACGCGCCCGCCCCACCCGGCTCTCCGCCGTCCTGGGGCGGCGAGGGCGGCCCCGGCACGCCGCCCTCGCCGCCCACCCGGGGCGCGCCCGCGCGGCTGCCCGTCCGGCCGGCCACCGGGCGGTTCCTGGTGCTGTCGGGTGTGTTCGTCTGCGCGGCCTGCGGGCTCGTGTACGAACTCGAACTCGTCGCCCTCGCCTCGTACCTGATCGGCGACTCGGTCACCCAGGCGTCCGTCGTGCTGTCCGTCATGGTCTTCGCCATGGGCCTCGGTTCGCTCGCCGCCAAGCGGCTGCGCCGGTTCGCGGCGGCGGGCTTCGGCGCGGTCGAGGCCGTCCTCGCCCTCGTCGGCGGCTCCAGCGCGATGGTGCTCTACGCCGTCTTCGCCTGGACCGGCGGCTGGGGCGGGATGTGGGCCGACGGCCCGCGCTTCCTCCTGGTCGCCTTCTCGCTTGTCATCGGCGTGCTGATCGGCGCCGAGGTGCCGCTGCTGATGGAGCTGATCCAGCGGGTACGCCGCCAGGACGCGGGCGGCGCCGTCGCCGACCTGTTCGC carries:
- a CDS encoding DUF2617 family protein, yielding MLTTLTTAYTDTRAADLAWALGREPLPALASLDVELTGAKMQLRLLGASHQVLLEEERGTCSETVACIPGSSTPLPLGVAKRVGDWEYEFAARVERLTPGSFAGRAQELLALVSDHPHGLAGVFPGSPHAFTALLAQRCEGQVHWRTWHAYPQDGQLVATRTRVGVRVPASRLAPSAG